A stretch of Myxocyprinus asiaticus isolate MX2 ecotype Aquarium Trade chromosome 42, UBuf_Myxa_2, whole genome shotgun sequence DNA encodes these proteins:
- the LOC127432993 gene encoding rho-related GTP-binding protein RhoF-like, whose translation MTQNGIVAGNGTHTDTLKIVIVGDGGCGKTSLLMVYAKGDFPEKYAPSVFDKYVTTVSYGGKDIQLNLYDTAGQEDYDRLRPLSYQDVNLVIICYDVTNPTSFENVTIKWYPEVRHFCKDVPIVLIGCKTDLRKDKERTRKLKALDLAPITYLQGEETQKQMNAEIYLECSAKYRENVEDIFRETTKRALAARAKAKHARKKKKRCTIL comes from the exons ATGACACAGAACGGTATTGTAGCCGGCAATGGCACTCATACTGACACTCTCAAAATTGTGATCGTTGGAGATGGGGGTTGTGGAAAGACATCCCTGCTCATGGTGTATGCCAAAGGAGATTTCCCAGAG AAATATGCTCCATCTGTGTTTGACAAATATGTCACCACTGTGTCTTATGGAGGGAAAGACATTCAGTTGAATCTTTATGATACAGCAG GCCAAGAGGACTATGATCGATTGAGGCCACTCTCCTATCAAGATGTAAACCTCGTTATCATCTGTTATGATGTGACAAATCCAActtcttttgaaaatgtgacgATAAAG TGGTACCCGGAGGTCCGTCATTTCTGTAAGGACGTCCCCATTGTCCTCATTGGGTGCAAAACAGACCTGCGAAAGGACAAGGAGAGAACAAGAAAACTCAAAGCCTTAGATTTGGCCCCTATCACCTACCTCCAG GGCGAAGAGACCCAGAAGCAAATGAATGCTGAAATATACCTGGAGTGTTCAGCTAAATATAGAGAGAACGTGGAGGACATTTTCAGAGAGACAACCAAACGGGCGTTAGCAGCAAGGGCTAAAGCAAAACATGCCCGTAAAAAGAAGAAACGTTGCACTATTCTGTGA